The Vitis riparia cultivar Riparia Gloire de Montpellier isolate 1030 chromosome 3, EGFV_Vit.rip_1.0, whole genome shotgun sequence genome includes a region encoding these proteins:
- the LOC117911605 gene encoding KRR1 small subunit processome component homolog: MQERFVKRRQHLVGPNSSTLKALEILTGCYILVQVHCFHLNEQGNTVAAMGSFKGLKQVRRVVEDCIQNKMHPVYHIKTLMMKRELASDPALENENWDRFLPKLKKKNAKQKKVKSKEKKTYTPFPPPQPLSKVSLQLESGEYFLSDQKKFAKKWQHKLEKQTEKTAENKRKREAAFVPPMEPVTQDPSKSADDKNDVAAMAMSLRKKAKEFGKQKSLENVNPETYIAASGEAPLKKKRRHS, from the exons ATGCAGGAAAGATTTGTTAAGCGTAGGCAACATCTTGTGGGCCCCAACTCTTCCACTCTAAAG GCACTTGAAATTTTGACAGGATGCTATATTCTTGTTCAGGTACATTGTTTTCACTTAAATGAGCAGGGGAACACGGTTGCTGCTATGGGTTCATTTAAAGGTCTAAAACAAGTCCGAAGGGTGGTGGAAGACTGTATACAGAATAAAATGCATCCAGTATATCATATCAAG ACCTTAATGATGAAGAGAGAGCTTGCTAGTGATCCAGCACTTGAAAATGAGAACTGGGATAGGTTTCTTCCAAAGCTTAAGAA GAAAAATGCTAAACAAAAGAAAGTCAAGAGCAAGGAGAAGAAGACATATACACCCTTCCCTCCTCCTCAGCCACTTAGCAAGGTGAG TTTGCAACTGGAAAGTGGTGAGTACTTCTTAAGTGATCAAAAGAAGTTTGCGAAGAAGTGGCAACATAAGCTGGAGAAGCAGACAGAAAAAACAGcagagaacaaaagaaaaagagaagctGCATTTGTTCCTCCCATG GAACCCGTGACGCAGGATCCAAGCAAATCTGCTGATGACAAGAATGATGTGGCTGCAATGGCCATGTCGTTAAGG AAAAAGGCAAAGGAGTTTGGGAAGCAAAAATCTCTTGAGAATGTCAATCCTGAAACATACATTGCGGCTTCAGGAGAAGCACCCTTGAAGAAGAAACGCAGGCACTCTTAA
- the LOC117911603 gene encoding KRR1 small subunit processome component-like, translated as MTVSTTRKTRDPYIIMKARDLIKLFSRSVPAPQAIKILNDEMQCNIIKIGNLVCNKWMASSFGTLVEADVFILVHCSGSCFDFYVLTCLKLRQIHAIL; from the exons ATGACAGTGTCAACAACTAGAAAGACTAGGGACCCCTATATCATTATGAAGGCTAGGGATCTCATTAAACTTTTTTCAAGAAGTGTTCCTGCACCTCAG GCAATCAAGATACTGAATGATGAAATGCAATGCAATATCATCAAGATTGGAAACCTTGTTTGCAATAAG TGGATGGCTAGTAGTTTTGGCACCCTTGTTGAAGCTGATGTCTTTATTCTAGTCCATTGTTCAGGATCGTGTTTCGACTTTTATGTTTTAACCTGCTTGAAATTGAGACAAATTCATGCAATTCTGTAG